The proteins below are encoded in one region of Rhododendron vialii isolate Sample 1 chromosome 7a, ASM3025357v1:
- the LOC131334655 gene encoding uncharacterized acetyltransferase At3g50280-like, which yields MNPPIVQTISECFIKPQYPVEETKPPIFLTAWDITMLSLNYIQKGLLFIKPQTTTNDQENLVKSLLDRLKDSLSLTLVHFYPLAGRLATLKQENPPSYSVYIDFNNSPGAKFIYATADLTIADILSPVDVPVVVQSFFDHDRAINHDGHSMSLLSIQVTELIDGIFIGCSANHAVVDGTSYWQFFNSLSQTFSAQEKNPGISRPPILERWFPNGHSPMHNLPFSHHDQFIRRFEPPPLRERFFHFSSESVAKLKAKANSESKSTKISSFQSVSALVWRCVIRARRLPRDPESNFSCSVNNRSRINPPLPNEYFGNSVNFLTAKATVGELLDHGLGWAAWRLHETVEAHTDAAVQQWVEKWIEDPVISTRGPALYNPYGVLESSSPRFRMYENEFGMGKAVAIRSGYANKMDGKVMFYPGYEGGGSMDLEVNLPPETMAALESDEEFMDGLNGKC from the coding sequence ATGAATCCTCCAATTGTTCAAACCATCTCAGAGTGCTTCATCAAACCACAATATCCAGTAGAAGAGACAAAGCCTCCGATCTTCTTGACCGCATGGGACATAACCATGCTCTCACTCAATTACATCCAAAAGGGTCTTCTGTTCATTAAgccccaaacaacaacaaatgatCAAGAAAACCTAGTCAAATCCCTCCTAGATAGGCTCAAggattccctctctctcacccttGTTCATTTCTATCCCCTCGCCGGTCGACTCGCGACCCTGAAACAAGAAAACCCGCCTTCGTACTCCGTATACATCGATTTCAACAACAGTCCTGGAGCAAAATTTATCTATGCAACTGCAGATTTAACTATCGCGGACATTCTTTCCCCTGTTGATGTTCCTGTGGTTGTTCAATCCTTCTTTGATCACGACAGGGCGATCAATCACGATGGGCACTCGATGTCGCTGTTGTCGATTCAAGTCACGGAGTTAATCGATGGGATATTCATCGGTTGTTCAGCCAACCACGCGGTTGTTGATGGGACATCTTATTGGCAGTTCTTCAACAGTTTATCTCAAACCTTCAGTGCACAAGAAAAGAATCCTGGAATTTCTCGACCTCCAATTCTTGAACGCTGGTTCCCTAACGGGCACAGTCCTATGCACAACCTCCCTTTCTCTCACCATGATCAGTTTATTAGGCGATTTGAACCACCCCCGCTAAGAGAGAGATTCTTCCACTTCTCGTCGGAATCCGTAGCCAAACTCAAAGCAAAGGCTAATTCTGAAAGCAAATCGACCAAGATTTCCTCGTTCCAATCTGTATCCGCGCTTGTCTGGAGGTGTGTGATCCGGGCCCGTCGTCTTCCACGCGACCCGGAAAGCAATTTCAGCTGCAGTGTAAATAACCGGAGCCGAATAAACCCGCCGTTGCCGAACGAGTATTTCGGGAATTCGGTGAACTTTTTGACGGCAAAAGCCACCGTTGGCGAATTGCTTGATCACGGATTGGGGTGGGCGGCGTGGCGGTTGCACGAGACGGTGGAGGCCCACACCGATGCGGCGGTGCAACAGTGGGTGGAGAAGTGGATAGAGGATCCAGTTATAAGCACACGTGGGCCTGCTCTGTATAACCCGTACGGTGTATTGGAATCGAGCTCGCCGCGGTTTAGGATGTACGAGAATGAGTTTGGGATGGGGAAAGCGGTGGCGATTCGGAGCGGTTATGCCAATAAAATGGACGGGAAAGTGATGTTTTACCCTGGGTACGAAGGCGGCGGGAGCATGGATTTGGAGGTTAACCTCCCGCCGGAAACAATGGCCGCGCTTGAATCTGACGAGGAGTTTATGGATGGCCTCAATGGCAAGTGCTGA
- the LOC131334659 gene encoding uncharacterized acetyltransferase At3g50280-like translates to MNPPIVQTISECYIKPQYPAEEVKPPFHLASWDIAMLSVHYIQKGLLFIKPQITSDQENPIKSLLNRLKDSLSLTLVHFYPLAGQFATVKQENPASYYVYIDCNSGPGAKFIYATADLTIADILLPVDVPVVVQSFFDHDRTVNHDGHSMSLLSIQVTELIDGIFIGCSANHAVVDGTSYWHFFNSLSHTFGAEEKNPGIPRPPILERWFPNGHGPMHNLPFSHHDQFIRRFEAPPLRERIFHFSSESIAKLKEKANSESKSSKISSFQSVSALVWRCVIRARRLPRDPETTCTMAANNRSRIDPPLPNEYFGNTVLTLTGKATVGELLDQGLGWAAWRLHEARESHSDAAVREWVEKWTENPVIYTRGHNPFALLLGSSPRFQMYENEFGMGKAVAIRSGYGNKFDGKVMFYPGYEGGGSMDLEVNLPPETMAALESDEEFMDGLNG, encoded by the coding sequence ATGAACCCTCCAATTGTCCAAACCATCTCAGAGTGCTACATCAAACCACAATATCCAGCAGAAGAGGTGAAGCCTCCCTTCCACTTGGCCTCCTGGGACATAGCCATGCTCTCTGTGCATTACATCCAAAAGGGTCTTCTGTTCATTAAGCCCCAAATAACAAGTGATCAAGAAAACCCAATTAAATCCCTCCTAAATAGGCTCAAggattccctctctctcaccctgGTTCATTTCTACCCCCTGGCCGGTCAATTCGCAACCGTAAAACAAGAAAACCCGGCTTCTTACTATGTGTACATCGATTGCAACAGTGGTCCCGGAGCAAAATTTATCTATGCAACTGCGGATTTGACTATCGCCGACATTCTTTTGCCTGTAGATGTTCCTGTAGTTGTTCAATCCTTCTTTGATCACGACAGGACAGTTAATCACGACGGGCATTCGATGTCCCTGCTGTCAATTCAAGTCACGGAGTTAATCGATGGGATATTCATCGGTTGTTCAGCCAACCACGCGGTTGTTGATGGAACATCTTATTGGCATTTCTTCAACAGTTTGTCGCACACCTTCGGTGCAGAGGAAAAGAATCCTGGAATTCCTCGACCACCAATTCTTGAACGTTGGTTCCCTAACGGGCACGGTCCTATGCACAACCTCCCTTTCTCTCACCATGATCAGTTTATTAGAAGATTTGAAGCGCCACCgcttagagagagaatattCCACTTCTCGTCGGAATCCATAGCCAAACTCAAAGAAAAGGCCAATTCTGAAAGCAAATCTAGCAAGATTTCCTCGTTCCAATCTGTATCCGCGCTTGTCTGGAGGTGCGTGATCCGGGCCCGTCGTCTTCCACGCGACCCCGAAACCACTTGCACTATGGCCGCAAATAACCGAAGCCGAATTGACCCGCCATTGCCAAACGAGTACTTTGGGAATACGGTGCTCACATTGACAGGAAAAGCCACCGTTGGCGAGCTGCTTGATCAAGGGTTGGGGTGGGCGGCGTGGCGGTTGCACGAGGCGAGGGAGAGCCACTCTGATGCGGCGGTTCGAGAGTGGGTGGAAAAGTGGACGGAGAATCCTGTTATATACACGCGTGGGCATAACCCGTTCGCATTATTGTTGGGGAGCTCGCCGCGGTTTCAGATGTATGAGAATGAGTTTGGAATGGGGAAAGCGGTGGCGATTCGGAGTGGGTATGGGAATAAGTTTGACGGGAAAGTGATGTTTTACCCTGGGTATGAAGGCGGGGGAAGCATGGATTTGGAGGTTAACCTCCCGCCAGAAACAATGGCGGCGCTTGAATCGGACGAGGAGTTTATGGATGGCCTCAATGGTTAG